The following are from one region of the Capsicum annuum cultivar UCD-10X-F1 chromosome 1, UCD10Xv1.1, whole genome shotgun sequence genome:
- the LOC107857401 gene encoding LOW QUALITY PROTEIN: disease resistance protein At4g27190-like (The sequence of the model RefSeq protein was modified relative to this genomic sequence to represent the inferred CDS: inserted 1 base in 1 codon): MEILFNAVGGFVVEVVKFVSKCIYPKIESIVRFSSKIENLRKEMEEVARFRDDVKAKVEVAVREGYKPKPDVVKWFEDVQKLENEWEAMQESIAAAKTLTYKWCPKCSLRSEVSAQAKNIRDQQCRFIKVGENFGSNLVVEIYRMKKVEHIPGPSIEGQPAATRNLNQLLRLLEDDKVCIIGVWGTGGVGKTTLVKNLNNELLKNVPSSKLSFGVVIWVTVPKPPIDVRKIQAQIASRLSLTVDNEXSVESIASKICERLEKETSFLLILDDVWEAINLDDVGVPQLSARSMVIITSRFLSVCSQMKTDVEMKVYTLDEDESWQLFAKNVGDIVNQEKIHPLAKEIARECDGLPLAIIVIGSSMRGQTRVELWEDALKSLRMSEPHSKVVEDKVYKVIKWSFDSFGSQDIESSSEQRSQRVNKKRGDIQSCFLYCSLYPAAIPTDDLIHCWWAEGILGEHDTYEEAYNRGITMIERLKDACLLEYHGMVIFPGQVVDCVKMHDVVRDIARWIASTFGDEHTSVFQAGIGLTEISLITISASVKRVSFVSNKIECLPDCFTKCPKTTSLLLQDNYPLQKIPQEFFLAFPALRVLNLSQTNIEALPSSINSLCQLRALILQSCFALKELPPIANLHNLQVLDCDETLLSCLPQGMDNLINLRLLNMPVDNMKSISKGFFLKFPSIEMLDLSYGSLGETSLDEISSRSLGAASFDEISYLYNLTYLSIRVDSSSFFNRDYTWMTRLKEFHIRVGETSIYVPYNKSERAINVFKCEIFSNGELSGMLQFASHLYLHVCMGLRKLIAYNTFNGLKLLKIECCSCSFGLVEGESGQFDPLPNLEHLGLVSVNNLRSFSDFGQYLGLRFSKLRELVIFQCVSLTYVFKDDGACYVPKHLEEIRIMVCPQLEELYVQCSSSDQATLINSEIPRVRKLDLNDLPELATLGEPQSMWEHLEELTVIDCDGLRKLPLSIQTSKNIKIIEGESEWWSQLEWDDDNFKLNLEHCYKEWYYR, from the exons ATGGAAATACTTTTTAATGCAGTAGGTGGCTTTGTTGTTGAGGTGGTAAAGTTTGTATCCAAATGCATCTATCCTAAAATTGAAAGTATCGTCCGTTTCTcgtcaaaaattgaaaatctaagGAAGGAAATGGAGGAGGTAGCAAGGTTTAGAGACGACGTCAAAGCGAAGGTGGAAGTAGCGGTGCGAGAAGGCTATAAGCCAAAACCAGATGTTGTTAAGTGGTTCGAAGATGTTCAGAAGCTCGAGAATGAATGGGAAGCTATGCAAGAAAGCATTGCAGCGGCTAAGACACTTACATATAAATGGTGTCCAAAATGCAGCCTTCGCTCGGAAGTCTCCGCTCAAGCAAAGAACATCCGGGATCAACAATGCAGATTTATAAAGGTCGGAGAAAACTTTGGATCCAATTTGGTGGTAGAAATTTACCGGATGAAAAAAGTTGAGCACATCCCGGGACCATCAATAGAAGGCCAGCCAGCTGCAACAAGGAATCTCAACCAACTCCTACGACTATTGGAAGATGATAAG GTATGCATTATCGGTGTATGGGGTACCGGAGGAGTTGGGAAAACTACTTTGGTGAAGAATCTGAACAACGAGCTCTTAAAGAATGTGCCAAGTTCCAAACTGTCTTTTGGGGTTGTGATATGGGTTACAGTCCCAAAACCACCAATAGACGTAAGAAAGATTCAAGCACAAATTGCCAGTAGATTAAGCCTCACAGTAGATAACG GCAGTGTAGAAAGCATTGCCAGCAAAATCTGTGAAAGGCTCGAGAAAGAAACGAGTTTTCTTCTCATATTGGATGACGTTTGGGAAGCTATAAATTTGGATGATGTAGGGGTGCCCCAACTTTCCGCGAGAAGCATGGTAATTATAACTTCTCGTTTTTTGAGTGTTTGTAGCCAAATGAAAACAGATGTTGAAATGAAGGTTTACACATTGGACGAGGATGAATCTTGGCAACTGTTTGCCAAAAATGTGGGAGATATTGTCAATCAGGAGAAAATCCATCCATTGGCAAAGGAAATTGCAAGAGAGTGTGATGGTTTACCTTTAGCAATCATTGTTATTGGATCATCCATGAGAGGGCAGACGAGGGTCGAGCTCTGGGAAGATGCTTTGAAATCACTTAGAATGTCCGAACCTCATAGCAAAGTTGTAGAAGATAAGGTTTACAAGGTCATCAAGTGGAGTTTCGATTCTTTTGGATCTCAGGATATTGAATCATCCTCAGAGCAAAGAAGCCAACGTGTGAACAAAAAGAGAGGTGACATTCAAAGTTGTTTCTTGTATTGCTCCTTATATCCGGCGgctattccaacagatgatctgATACATTGCTGGTGGGCGGAGGGGATCCTCGGTGAACATGACACATATGAAGAAGCCTACAACAGGGGAATCACAATGATTGAGAGATTAAAGGATGCATGCTTGCTAGAATACCATGGGATGGTGATTTTTCCGGGGCAGGTTGTGGATTGTGTGAAGATGCATGACGTGGTTCGTGATATTGCTAGATGGATTGCTAGTACCTTTGGGGATGAACACACTTCTGTTTTTCAAGCTGGAATTGGGTTGACTGAGATATCACTTATTACAATATCAGCTTCTGTCAAGAGAGTATCTTTCGTAAGCAACAAAATTGAATGTCTACCTGATTGCTTCACGAAATGTCCAAAGACAACATCTTTACTTTTGCAAGACAATTATCCCCTTCAGAAAATACCCCAGGAATTCTTTTTGGCATTTCCAGCTCTAAGAGTTCTGAATCTGAGTCAAACTAATATTGAAGCACTGCCTTCTTCCATCAATAGTTTATGTCAACTCCGTGCTCTAATACTACAAAGTTGCTTTGCGTTGAAAGAGTTACCACCGATTGCTAATCTTCACAATTTGCAAGTGCTCGATTGTGATGAAACATTGTTGAGTTGTCTGCCGCAAGGAATGGACAATTTGATAAATCTGAGGCTATTAAATATGCCTGTTGATAATATGAAGAGCATCAGCAAAGGATTTTTCCTTAAATTCCCTAGCATTGAAATGTTAGATCTGTCGTATGGCTCTCTTGGAGAGACTTCTTTGGATGAGATATCATCTCGCTCTCTTGGAGCGGCTTCTTTTGATGAGATATCATATCTATACAATCTGACTTATCTTTCTATTAGAGTGGACAGCTCATCATTTTTTAATAGAGATTACACCTGGATGACTAGATTGAAAGAATTTCACATTAGAGTTGGGGAAACTTCAATTTATGTACCATACAACAAGTCAGAAAGGGCGATAAATGTCTTCAAGTGTGAAATTTTCAGTAACGGAGAGCTCTCGGGCATGTTGCAGTTTGCTTCACATTTGTACTTGCACGTATGCATGGGTCTCAGGAAGTTGATTGCATACAACACTTTTAATGGATTAAAATTACTAAAGATAGAGTGCTGTTCTTGTTCTTTTGGACTAGTGGAAGGAGAAAGTGGGCAATTTGACCCTTTGCCAAATCTAGAACATCTCGGCCTCGTTTCAGTAAATAATTTAAGAAGTTTTTCTGATTTCGGTCAATATTTGGGTCTAAGATTTTCTAAATTACGTGAACTGGTAATCTTTCAATGTGTAAGTTTAACATATGTTTTCAAAGATGATGGAGCTTGTTATGTACCCAAGCACTTGGAAGAAATTAGAATTATGGTTTGCCCTCAGCTAGAAGAGTTGTATGTGCAATGCAGCTCAAGTGATCAGGCAACACTTATCAACTCAGAAATTCCAAGAGTTCGGAAGTTAGATTTGAACGACTTACCTGAACTAGCAACGTTGGGGGAGCCACAGAGTATGTGGGAACACTTGGAGGAACTCACGGTGATCGATTGTGACGGATTAAGGAAGTTGCCTCTCTCTATTCAAACCtccaaaaacatcaaaataatagaaGGAGAATCAGAATGGTGGAGCCAACTGGAATGGGATGATGACAACTTCAAGTTAAATTTAGAGCATTGTTACAAAGAATGGTATTACCGATGA